A stretch of DNA from Mycolicibacterium celeriflavum:
CGCCCTGCATGAGTTCGAGATGCTGGGCACACCGCTGTGGGCCGAGCGGGCGCGCGCCGAGATCGCACGCGCGAAAGTGTCGGGTGGCAGGAGCATGGGCTTGACGCCGTCGGAGTACCGCGTGGCCGAACTCGCCGCGTCGGGACTGACGACCAAGGACGTGGCCGCCGCCCTGTTCATCAGCCCGAAGACGGTCGAGACCAACCTGTCGGGCATCTACCGCAAACTGGGGATCAAGTCGCGGGCCGAACTCGGGCGCGTGTTCGGTGACGACCGCTGAGCGCAACTCTACTGAGCCGCAAGCGAAACCTGGCGGACATAATTCGCGAGAGCTTCGTCGGCGTCGACGGGTTCGAAACCGGCCGACTGGATCTTGGCGAGGTCCAGAACACTGTTGACGGGCCGAGGTGCGACAGGTTGCGAGGCACCCGCGTAGTACTCGGCCGTGGTCACCTCGGTGACGCGGTTCGGATCATGACCGGCCAGCTCGAAGGTCCGCCGCGCGACCGCCGCCCACGACGTCGCCGCCCCGGACCCCGTCACGTTGTAGGTGCCGTACGGCGCGCGCGTCTCGATCAGGTGCCGGATCGCTCTCGCCAGTTCCGATGTGAGGGTCAACCGACCGTGCTGGTCGTTCACGACAGCCGGGTCCACGCCGCGGTCGGCGAGAGACAGCATGGTGCGCACGAAGTTTCGGCCGTCGCCGATCACCCATGACGCCCGTACGATGTAATGCCGATCCACGGTGGCGACCACCGCGTCGCCGGCGGCTTTGGTCTGCCCGTACACACCGAGCGGCGACACCGGGTCGTCCTCGCGGTATGGCCTGCTCATGTTGCCGTCGAAGACGTAGTCGCTTGAGACGTGTACCAGCGTGATGCCGTGGGCGGCGGCGATCCGTGCCAGAGTTGCGACGCCGCCGACGTTGGTGGCCCACGCCGCCGCGCGCCCTTCGGGTGTCTCCGCAGAATCCACCGCGGTATAGGCGGCGGCGTTGATGATAGTGTCGTAATCGCGCCAACGGCGGGCGGTTTCGACGCCGGCGAGGTCGACGTCGGCGCGTTCGGCGAACTCGACGTTGGGTGCGTCGGCATATGCGTCGCGCAGTGCCCGGCCCAGTTGCCCACCGGCACCGAGCACCAGGACCTTGCGCGGTGCCACCGGTCGTATCTGCGCCAGCCGCGGATGCTCGCGATCCTTCGCTGACAGCGCGGCGCGTTCGAGCGGGATCGGCCAGTCGATGGCGACTGTCTCGTCAGCAAGGTTCAGCGATGTGTATTCGCCGTCCGGCGAGTAGTGGTCGTTCACCAGGTAGATGTAGGCGGTGTTCGGTTCCAGCGTCTGGAACGCGTTGCCCACACCGCGCGGCACGAATACCGCTCGGGACGGGTCGATCTCGGCCGTGAAGGTGGTGCCGAATGTGGAGCCGGCGCGGAGGTCCACCCACGCCCCGAAAATCCGTCCGGTCGCGACGGAGACGAACTTGTCCCATGGTTCGGCGTGGATTCCGCGCGTCGTGCCCGCGGTCTCGTTGAGCGACACATTGTTCTGCACGGGTTTGAAGTCGGGCAAGCCGAGCGAGACCATCTTCTCGCGCTGCCAGTTCTCCTTGAACCACCCGCGATTGTCCCCGTGCACGGACAGCTCCCACACCACCAATCCAGGTATGGGAGACGCCATGGCGCGCAGAGGTTTACCGAACTCAGTCATCCTCGAGGGCTTCCTTCACTGGCCCAGCCGCGCGTAGAAAGTCTCGGTGGCATCCTTGGCGGGCGCCCACCAGTCCTCGTGGTCGCGGTACCACTGGATCGTCGCGGCCAGGCCCTTCTCGAAGTCCTGATATCGCGGCCGCCAACCGAGTTCCTCGCGCAGCTTGGTCGAATCGATGGCATACCGCAGGTCG
This window harbors:
- a CDS encoding sugar nucleotide-binding protein; translation: MTEFGKPLRAMASPIPGLVVWELSVHGDNRGWFKENWQREKMVSLGLPDFKPVQNNVSLNETAGTTRGIHAEPWDKFVSVATGRIFGAWVDLRAGSTFGTTFTAEIDPSRAVFVPRGVGNAFQTLEPNTAYIYLVNDHYSPDGEYTSLNLADETVAIDWPIPLERAALSAKDREHPRLAQIRPVAPRKVLVLGAGGQLGRALRDAYADAPNVEFAERADVDLAGVETARRWRDYDTIINAAAYTAVDSAETPEGRAAAWATNVGGVATLARIAAAHGITLVHVSSDYVFDGNMSRPYREDDPVSPLGVYGQTKAAGDAVVATVDRHYIVRASWVIGDGRNFVRTMLSLADRGVDPAVVNDQHGRLTLTSELARAIRHLIETRAPYGTYNVTGSGAATSWAAVARRTFELAGHDPNRVTEVTTAEYYAGASQPVAPRPVNSVLDLAKIQSAGFEPVDADEALANYVRQVSLAAQ